In Gemmatimonadota bacterium, the sequence GAACTCCTCGTCGAGTTCGTCGGTGTCCCGATACTTGTTCCGGCGCAGCCGCATCAGCGCCTTGCTGGCCGTGATGGTGCGGACCCACCCCCAGAGACTGCCATCGCCCCGGTACCGGCCGATGCTGCGGCAGACCTCGAAGAAGGTCTCCTGCAGGACGTCCTCGGCATCTTCGACGGTGCGACAGATCCGGCGGGCCAGGTTGTAGACGGGGGCTTCGTAGGCGCGATACAGCCGCTCGAGCGCGGCGGGGTCGCCGGCCCGAGCCTGGGCGAGGATAACGTCAGCGTCGGTCAGCAGGTAGGCGTCGTTCATGACGTGGGAAAGATGCCGGAACGCGGGGCAGGGTTGCAGGGGGGGCCCCCTGCTGAGCAAGACCCAGGACCCCAGCCGTCAGCCGGCCAAACCGCTCCCGAGATAGAGATGCTGTCCCGGCCGAATCAGCAACATAAGATTAATCAGGACAACATCTTATGAAATGCCGTCTCGGCCGGATACCAATTCTGCCCCACAAGCGACACCAGCGCGTCAGCATCCAGCCGCTTTCAGCACATTCAGGCGACCCGCGCCGTAGATACTCGTCGGACCGACCGGATCGGTGCCCTGGATGATGCAGCGCGTGAGGGTGGCCGGGCTGACCTGCGTCGCCTTCTGGGACTCAATGACGGCCACCGCCCCGGAGACGTGGGGGGTCGCCTCGCTGGTGCCGGCGCTGAACAGGTAGTCCACCGCGCTGCAGGCGAACGGCAGGGTCACCTGATACTGGCTGCAGGCGGACAGCACGAGGTCTTCCACCACCCCGCCCACCACGAAGTCGCCGCCCGGCGCCACGAGGTCGATGCCGGTCCGGCCGCCGTAGTTCGAGTAGCTCGCGAGCCCGTCGAAGTTCTGCTGGTTCAACGGGGCCGTGGCGCCCACGCTGATCACGTTGCGGAGCTGGCCCGGTACGAACAGGAAGCGCCGCGGGTCCTCGTCGAGGTTGAGCGCCATGTTGCCACCGGCGGCCACCACCACCACGCCGCGCCTGGTGGCCAGGTCCATGGCGCGCTGGATGATGTTGAGCAGCTGCAGGGCGCCCGGCAGTTCCTGGTCGAAGTAACCGCCGAGGCTCAGGTTGATCACGTCGGCCTGAGCGGTCTCGGTGGCCCAGAGGATGGCCACGACCATGTCGATGTAGCTGCCGAAGCCGGTGACGCCGAGGACCTTGGCCGAGCAGAGCCGGGCATCGGGCGCAACCGAGGCGACCCCGAACCCGTTGGAGACGATGTACGCCGCGGTGGAGGTGCCGTGGGCGTTGTAGTCGATCCCGTCCTGGTTGCCCGGGAATGAGGTGTCGGAGACGAACGAGGTGATCAGGCTCGGGTCCACCCGGCCGGCGAGGTCCAGGTGGTCGGGATCGATGCCGCTGTCGAGGACGCATACCAGCTTGCCCTGGCCCGCCGGCGTGGCCCCCCAGGCCTGGTCCGCACTGACCTGCCGGATGTTCCACTGCAGCGGGTAGAAGAACGCGCCGCTCTGGTCCGTCCCGTTGGCGCGTGGCGCGGTGGACCCGGCGAAGCTGAGTCGCTGGGTGGCGACGGGGGCCGGGATCATCTGGGCGCCCACATCGCCGGCAATCCCCTCAAGGTCGGAACGGGCGCCAAGCGCGGCGGCCGCGGTCGGGTTCACGTTGCGCAGGATGGCCGCGCGGACCGAGGGCAGCCGCCGCTCGATGGTGGCCCCGAGCGCCGCCACGGAGGCCGCGAAGTCGGCCGGCTCCGCGTTGCGGAAGCTGACCAGGTAGCGGCCGGAGAGGGTGGCCGGCGCGGCGAGGTGCACGGTGCGCACCGGGGCCGCGTCGGGCGTGGCCATCGGCTCGGCGCAGGCACCGAGCAGCGCGACGCCGGCGAGTGCCAGTGCCCCCAGGGGGCGGGCAAGACGGGACATGGGCTTCCTCGAAGAGGGGGAGCGGTCGGGGATCGTGTCGGGACACGCGGAACGGGCCAACATGCGGCCGGACGGGAACCGGCGTCAAGTCAGGGGCCGAGTGCGGCCGGCGGGAGGGGCGCTACATTCCGGGCATGACTGCGACCGCTTCCCCTCAGGCGCCGCACGAGTGGCTGCACCATCTCCAGGACGAGGCCGACGCCGCGTACCTCTACGGCGTCCTCGCCGGCCTCGAGCCCGACGCCGCGCGCGCCGGGGTCTACCGCCAGCTCGCCGGCATCGAAGCACGCCATGTGGCCATGTGGCAGGAGCTGCTGCGCCAGCAGGGCCACTCGCTCCCCGCCCACGCCCCGTCGGTCCGCGCTCGTACCATGGCCTGGCTGGCCAGGCGGTTCGGCCCGGGGTTCCTGGCCCCGATGCTCCTCGAGGAGGAGGGCCGGGAGGTGAAGGGCTACCTGGAGCTGCACCGGCAGGCGCCCGACGGGCCGGCTGGCCCCACGGCGCTCACCCTGGCCCGGGAATCGGCGGAGCATGCCGAGTCGCTCGCGGGGCTCTCCGGCAGCCCGGCCGAGCCGTGGCACAAGACCGGGGCCGGCGGGCTGCTGCGCAACCTGGTGTACGGCTTCAACGACGGCCTCACCGCCAACTTCGGGCTGGTGGCGGGCATGCTCGGCGCGCAGGGGGAACTCAACCTCTCGGGCCACGCCGTGGTGGTCGCCGGCATCGCCGGCATGGTGGCCGACGCCCTGTCGATGGGCTCCTCCGGCTACCTCGCCGCCAAGAGCGAGCGGGAGGTGCACGAGTACGAGATCGCGATGGAGCGGGAGGAGATCCGCCTCATGCCCGACCTCGAGCGCGAGGAGCTGGCGCTGCTCTACCAGGCCAAGGGCATCCCGCGCGACCAGGCCGAGGCGCTGGCCGGGCAGGTCATGGCCGACCCCGAGCGCGCCCTGCAGGAGAAGGTGCGCGAGGAACTCAAGATCGGCGAGCCGTCCAGCTCCCCCATGCGGGAGGCGTGGATCACGGGCACCGCCACCGGCATCGGCGCCTTCATCCCGGTCGCGCCGTTCCTCCTGACCACGGGGCCATGGGCCATCTGGACCAGCTTCACCCTGTCGATGCTGGCGCACTTCGGCGTGGGCGCCGCGCGCAGCGTGTTCACCGGCCGGAGCATCTTCCGCAGCGGCCTGGACATGTTTCTGGTCGGCTTCGGGGTGGCGGCGGTGGGATACGTCGTGGGGGAGTGGATCACCCGGTTGCTGTGAACGTGACGGGTGCCGTTGCGCCCCCCCACGCCCTCGCCTAGTGTAGGGACAACCCCCTGCCCCCACACCCATGCCCTTCCGCTCCGGCCGCGTGCCGTGGCTCACCCTCCTGCTGGCACTTCCGGCCACGAGCGCCCCGCTGGCCGCGCAGGAGCCGTTCGCCGATCCGCAGGGCCGGTTCACGGTCCCGGTCCCGGCACGTTGGACCGCCCGGACCGTCCTCGACGCCGCGGTGGTCCTGACCCGCGAACCGGCCACCATCACGGTCGGTGCCGGGCGCGACGCCGAACCCGCCACGGTGGTCGAGGAGACGATGGCCACCTTCGCCGGCTACTGGGGGGAGTTCCGCGCGGAGCGGCAGGGCCCGGTGACGCTCGGCGGGCAGCCCGGGGCGTTTGCGCTGGCCAGCGCGCGCAGTACCCTGGGTGTCGCGGTGTATCTCAAGGTGGTGGCGCTGCGCGCCCCGGCCGGCGGGGTCATCACGTTCATCGAGAACCTGCCGCAGGAGGGCCTCGACGGCCTGGAGGCGGAGGTGGGCCTCATCGAGTCCGGCATCCGGTTCACCGGCGCGCCGGGCGGCCCACCCGTCGCCGCCAGTCCGGCGCCCACCCCCGCACCGGCGCCGGTACCACTACCAGGACCAGAACCGGCACCGGGCCCGCCGCTGGTTGAACCGGCGCCAGTCGCCAGCCGGGGATTCCTCGGCATCGGAGCGCGGCCGGTGGAGACCGCCGACCTCCGGCGGCTCAAGATCACCGAGCCGCATGGCGCCGTGGTCACGCAGACCTACCCCGGTGGCCCGGCCGAGACCGCGGGGATCCGGGCCGGCGACCTCGTGGTCGGCGCCGACGGCACCGCAATCACGACGCCCGCGGAACTGATCGCGCTCGTGGGACGGCATCACGCCGGCGACCTGCTCAGCCTCCAGGTATTGCGTGAAGGGCAGGTCGGCATCGTGCGGGTCCGGCTGGGCCGGCCGCCGGAAGAGTAGCGGCACCCCACCTGGAGGCAGCGCGCGTGCGGACACTGGTGCAGGTGGTCCTGCTGGGCCTCGCGGCCTCCCTCATGGAGCCCGGCGCGGTCGCGGCACAACAGCAGCGCCCCCGGCCGGCCGCGGGGGCAGCCCTGGGGAGCGGCGTCATGCGGATGCGGCTGGTCAAGATCATGGACACGCAGGGATGGGGGCAGCCGGTGGAGGTGGCGCGGCTGCTGATCCCGTCCGACTGGAAGGACGAAGGGGGCATCCAGTGGGCGCAGAACATGGCGCGCTGCCCCCAGAACATCATCCAGGCCCGCTGGCGCGCCCGCTCCCCCGATGGCGGCAGCGGCATCGAGGTCCTGCCGCAGTACGGCTGGGTCTGGTCCGACGACCCGATGCAGCAGCAGATGATGCAGCAGAGCGCCGCGAACAACATGGCGTGCGACGCCTACCCCGTGATGAGTCCCGCCGATTTCCTCGCGCAGATGGTGGTGCCCCGGACGCGGCAGCAGGCGCGGGTGATCGCCGCGGAGCCGCTGCCCGCCGTCAGCCGGGCGGAGCAGGAGGGGCTCAACCGGACCTATGGCCCGATCGTGCAGCAGGGGTACCTGCGCGGGGTGCGGGCGGAGGCGGGGCGGGTGCGGGTGCAGCACACGCTGAACGGGCAGCCGGTGGAGGAGTGGATCACCGCCACCATCGCCACGATCGCGGCGCCGAGCGCCAACAGCGCCGCGCTCATGAATGGCGGCACCGCGATGACCGCCACCAACTACCAGCTGATGGCCTACAACGTGGTGGGGGCCTGGGCGCCCCGGGGCCAGCTGGACCGCCAGGCCAAGCTGTTCGCCACCATGTTCGCCTCCACGCGACCCAACCCGCAGTACCAGGCGGCGGTGGCCCAGTTCCTCGGCACCGTGGGCCGGATCCAGCAGCAGGCGGCCATGGACCGGCAGCGGATCTGGCGCGAGGCGCAGCAGTCCATCAGCAGCAGCATCCAGCAGACCTACGCCCAGAACCAGGCGGTCCAGGACCGGCTGGCGGAGCAGTTCGGCCAGACCATCCGCGGCGTGGAGACGTACATCGACCCGCGCAGCAACGAGCGGGTGGAGCTGGTGGGGGGCTATACCAGCGCGTGGAGCAACGGGAAGGGGGAGTACATCCTCTCCGACACCCCGGGCTTCAATGCGGCCACGGCGCTGCAGGAGGACTGGCGGGAGATGCACCGCCCGCCGCGCTGAGCGCTCCGGGGTGACTCGCCTCACGGCATCTTCACCGCCGCGGGGCCAGCTTGGAAGCATGACGCGCCTCTCCCGCCTCACCCTGCTGCTGGCCCTGGCCGCCTGTGCCAACGGCGCCAGTGACCCCGCCGAGCCCTCGCCGCCCGGCGACCTCGACCCCGACGTCCCGCCCGTGACCGTGGGCTCCTGGTACCACCCCGGCACAGGGGTGACCTGGCAGTGGCAGCTCGACGGCACGCCCAACCTCGGCTATGCGGTCGACCTGTACGACCTCGACCTCTTCGAGGTGGATGCCCCCACGGTCGCGGCGGTACACGGTGCCGGCCAGGCGCTCATCTGCTACTTCAGTGCCGGCTCCTACGAGAACTGG encodes:
- a CDS encoding sigma-70 family RNA polymerase sigma factor; this encodes MNDAYLLTDADVILAQARAGDPAALERLYRAYEAPVYNLARRICRTVEDAEDVLQETFFEVCRSIGRYRGDGSLWGWVRTITASKALMRLRRNKYRDTDELDEEFHPPTMKVDGGLRMDLEAALERLPETSRAVVWLHDVEGYTHEEIAGMMGKTVSFSKSQLARAHTRLRRWLGEERVPA
- a CDS encoding S8 family serine peptidase, which translates into the protein MSRLARPLGALALAGVALLGACAEPMATPDAAPVRTVHLAAPATLSGRYLVSFRNAEPADFAASVAALGATIERRLPSVRAAILRNVNPTAAAALGARSDLEGIAGDVGAQMIPAPVATQRLSFAGSTAPRANGTDQSGAFFYPLQWNIRQVSADQAWGATPAGQGKLVCVLDSGIDPDHLDLAGRVDPSLITSFVSDTSFPGNQDGIDYNAHGTSTAAYIVSNGFGVASVAPDARLCSAKVLGVTGFGSYIDMVVAILWATETAQADVINLSLGGYFDQELPGALQLLNIIQRAMDLATRRGVVVVAAGGNMALNLDEDPRRFLFVPGQLRNVISVGATAPLNQQNFDGLASYSNYGGRTGIDLVAPGGDFVVGGVVEDLVLSACSQYQVTLPFACSAVDYLFSAGTSEATPHVSGAVAVIESQKATQVSPATLTRCIIQGTDPVGPTSIYGAGRLNVLKAAGC
- a CDS encoding VIT1/CCC1 transporter family protein, yielding MTATASPQAPHEWLHHLQDEADAAYLYGVLAGLEPDAARAGVYRQLAGIEARHVAMWQELLRQQGHSLPAHAPSVRARTMAWLARRFGPGFLAPMLLEEEGREVKGYLELHRQAPDGPAGPTALTLARESAEHAESLAGLSGSPAEPWHKTGAGGLLRNLVYGFNDGLTANFGLVAGMLGAQGELNLSGHAVVVAGIAGMVADALSMGSSGYLAAKSEREVHEYEIAMEREEIRLMPDLEREELALLYQAKGIPRDQAEALAGQVMADPERALQEKVREELKIGEPSSSPMREAWITGTATGIGAFIPVAPFLLTTGPWAIWTSFTLSMLAHFGVGAARSVFTGRSIFRSGLDMFLVGFGVAAVGYVVGEWITRLL
- a CDS encoding PDZ domain-containing protein: MPFRSGRVPWLTLLLALPATSAPLAAQEPFADPQGRFTVPVPARWTARTVLDAAVVLTREPATITVGAGRDAEPATVVEETMATFAGYWGEFRAERQGPVTLGGQPGAFALASARSTLGVAVYLKVVALRAPAGGVITFIENLPQEGLDGLEAEVGLIESGIRFTGAPGGPPVAASPAPTPAPAPVPLPGPEPAPGPPLVEPAPVASRGFLGIGARPVETADLRRLKITEPHGAVVTQTYPGGPAETAGIRAGDLVVGADGTAITTPAELIALVGRHHAGDLLSLQVLREGQVGIVRVRLGRPPEE